A segment of the Exiguobacterium oxidotolerans JCM 12280 genome:
CATCACAATTGTCCCCTTCGACAACGACGAGTGGTCCTTCAAGCAAACGAATGATATCACCGGCTGTGATTTCTTCCGCTTTTCGTCCTAATTTGTATCCACCGTAAGCACCACGGACACTTTTGACGAGCCCGCCATTACGGAGCGGGGCAATCAATTGTTCCAAGTAATGCTCCGACAGATTATACATCTGGGCAATTTTCTTTAAGGATAGCGGCTTTTGTTCGCCTCCTTTAGCGAGTGCGATCATGATTGTCAGACCATAACGGCCTTTCGTCGAAATTTTCATCATGCGAAATAACATCCTTTCTAGTATAGTAGGAGCTGAATCCACGTGGAAAGAAGGAACGCTACCTATGGCTAATTTATTTGAATCAAAATATCCTGCTGGACCGCTCGCCAACCGGATGCGTCCTCAGTCACTGGAGGAAATCGTTGGTCAACGGCATTTGATTGGAGAGACGACCCTTTTACGTCGTGCCATTCTTGCCGATCGACTCGGAACGGTCATCTTTTACGGACCACCGGGAACCGGAAAAACGACACTGGCGCGTGTCATCTCGAGCTATACGAAGTCGGCTTTCGAACAGTTGAACGCCGTCACCGCAAAACTCGATCAATTACGCGATGTCTTGAAGGCAGCAGAATCTCGCCTACAGTTCGATGATCAAAAAACAATCCTCTTTTTAGATGAAATCCATCGTTTCAATAAAATGCAACAAGACGCGTTGCTCCCTGCTCTTGAAGCGGGTACAATCACCTTGATTGGGGCGACGACAGAAAATCCGAGCTTTGAGGTCAATGCCGCCTTACTTTCCGGGCGACCGTCTTTCGGTTCGAGCCGCCGACTGCAGACGACTTACGTGTCGTGCTTAACCGCACGTTACAAGATAAAGACCGTGGTCTTGGAAAATATCCGATTTCGATTACAGAAGAAGCGATTGATCATTACGTTAAACTATCTGACGGCGATTACCGTGCCTTATTGAATGCACTCGAGCTCGCCGTCTTGACGACTCCGGAAGTCGACGGAGAAATCACGATTGATCTCGCCGTCGCCGAAGAATCGATTCAGCAAAAAGCATTGAAATACGATAAAGACGGTGATCGCCATTATGACGTTATCTCGGCTTTCATTAAATCTATCCGCGGATCCGATCCGGACGCAGCA
Coding sequences within it:
- the cymR gene encoding cysteine metabolism transcriptional regulator CymR, with the translated sequence MKISTKGRYGLTIMIALAKGGEQKPLSLKKIAQMYNLSEHYLEQLIAPLRNGGLVKSVRGAYGGYKLGRKAEEITAGDIIRLLEGPLVVVEGDNCDEVTKRKLWDKIQSAVDQVLDSTTLKDLAEDDDTGYMFYI